A genomic stretch from uncultured Pseudodesulfovibrio sp. includes:
- a CDS encoding MFS transporter, whose product MISEKERTACLWAITVTQFSLVFMLSSVAVAIPSLGKEFGATAAQLGLVESGYISAVAMLLFPVTRLADMTGRGFVFVCGMIIFTTVSLILPLSQSIEHFIILRVFQGGGGAMMVTTGLAILADLFTGPRRSMALGIASAGVYVGLSAGPWLGGIIATTMGWRAIFYIGAVPCAICLVLTLIVLPVKPQRKKCPPFDWGGAILIAMGMVLLSQGGSHFHLMTGKIMLTGGVLALAAFAFWEKRVKAPLLDMTLFSTNPSFALGNTVQFISYAATFGITFLLSLYLQIVQGMTPSEAGIVLMAQPIMQTLFSPISGKLCQRWAAHHIATVGMLFATAGLAGAIFIGGSGALWLIISVLGLCGTGSAIFATANTAVIMGAVEKENYGIASAMVAGMRTTGMTISLVFISAVLATMVGPTALHSDNAAAFVEAMDISFITLTAFSALGVILSARAKLKNRK is encoded by the coding sequence ATGATTTCGGAAAAAGAACGGACTGCCTGCCTCTGGGCCATCACGGTCACCCAGTTTTCACTGGTATTCATGCTGTCATCCGTAGCTGTCGCCATCCCGTCCCTAGGCAAGGAATTCGGCGCGACCGCCGCACAGCTCGGTCTAGTTGAATCAGGGTACATTTCGGCAGTCGCCATGCTTCTCTTTCCGGTGACACGACTGGCCGACATGACCGGGCGAGGCTTTGTCTTCGTCTGTGGGATGATTATTTTCACTACTGTAAGTCTGATTTTGCCTCTGTCTCAATCAATAGAACACTTCATCATCCTTCGTGTATTCCAAGGCGGTGGCGGCGCCATGATGGTCACAACCGGACTGGCCATTCTCGCTGATCTTTTTACAGGTCCACGCAGATCAATGGCTCTGGGGATCGCTTCGGCGGGCGTCTATGTCGGCCTATCCGCTGGCCCATGGCTTGGCGGCATAATCGCCACTACCATGGGATGGCGAGCCATTTTCTATATCGGTGCCGTGCCCTGCGCGATCTGCCTCGTGCTTACCCTGATTGTCCTACCAGTCAAACCGCAGCGAAAAAAATGCCCCCCCTTTGACTGGGGCGGCGCGATCCTTATCGCCATGGGTATGGTCCTGCTCTCTCAAGGCGGTTCCCACTTCCACCTCATGACAGGCAAAATCATGCTCACAGGCGGCGTGCTGGCACTGGCCGCCTTTGCCTTCTGGGAAAAACGTGTCAAAGCCCCGCTACTGGACATGACCCTGTTCAGCACCAATCCGTCTTTTGCACTTGGCAATACGGTGCAGTTCATCAGCTATGCCGCGACATTCGGCATCACCTTTCTGCTTTCACTCTACCTTCAGATAGTACAGGGCATGACACCAAGTGAAGCTGGAATAGTATTGATGGCCCAACCGATCATGCAGACACTTTTTTCTCCGATCAGCGGCAAACTCTGCCAGCGATGGGCAGCGCACCACATCGCCACTGTGGGCATGCTCTTTGCCACAGCGGGACTGGCCGGTGCCATTTTCATTGGAGGGAGTGGAGCACTCTGGCTCATCATTTCCGTACTTGGCCTCTGCGGTACTGGCAGTGCCATCTTTGCGACAGCCAACACCGCCGTCATCATGGGAGCAGTAGAAAAGGAAAACTACGGAATTGCATCCGCCATGGTGGCGGGTATGCGGACCACCGGCATGACTATCAGCCTGGTATTCATCAGTGCAGTTCTGGCAACCATGGTTGGCCCAACCGCCCTGCACTCGGACAACGCCGCCGCATTTGTCGAGGCCATGGATATCTCGTTCATCACGTTGACAGCATTCAGCGCCCTTGGTGTGATACTGTCAGCACGGGCGAAACTCAAAAACAGAAAATAG
- a CDS encoding transporter substrate-binding domain-containing protein, with the protein MKKVVSFQCILCVFITLFLFPVLAGAEQVILAYDEYPPLNYTENGKAQGLMVDWVREAGKRLGVKTVFIARPFIRAMEESKFRGVDGILTVVKTKERQEYLYFPSISYAFDGPVLFAHSQSGVTVNSLEDTRGLVVGVIRGYSYGGDVLEMLTGELRVVKDGDTLYKMIAERRFDLGLGYKQTGAFYLNKIKDGDQVEAVLALPEVSLHLAFSKKLGPHGQELTENFAREIEQIMNERKQIQ; encoded by the coding sequence ATGAAAAAAGTTGTGTCTTTTCAATGCATTTTATGTGTTTTCATCACGCTGTTTCTGTTTCCGGTCCTGGCCGGAGCTGAACAAGTGATTTTGGCATATGATGAGTATCCTCCGCTGAACTATACGGAGAATGGAAAGGCTCAGGGGCTGATGGTTGATTGGGTTCGGGAAGCCGGAAAGAGGTTGGGCGTGAAGACGGTCTTCATTGCACGTCCTTTTATCCGTGCCATGGAAGAAAGCAAGTTCCGCGGTGTTGATGGCATCTTGACCGTCGTCAAGACCAAGGAAAGGCAGGAATATCTGTATTTTCCCTCAATCTCGTACGCTTTTGACGGGCCTGTTCTCTTTGCGCATTCGCAAAGCGGGGTGACCGTGAATTCTCTGGAGGACACTCGTGGACTCGTTGTCGGTGTCATTCGGGGGTATAGTTATGGTGGCGATGTGCTTGAGATGTTAACTGGAGAGCTTCGAGTCGTCAAAGACGGTGACACCCTCTATAAAATGATTGCTGAACGTCGGTTTGATCTAGGACTGGGATACAAACAGACCGGTGCGTTTTATTTGAATAAAATCAAGGATGGTGATCAGGTTGAAGCTGTATTGGCTTTGCCTGAGGTCTCACTTCACCTTGCTTTCTCAAAGAAACTTGGTCCCCATGGTCAGGAACTTACCGAAAATTTTGCCAGAGAAATCGAACAGATCATGAATGAACGCAAACAAATACAATAG
- a CDS encoding P-II family nitrogen regulator gives MKLIIAYIRPEKLNDVKQALYAKEIYSLSVTNILGSGRQKGFTETYRGVQMEVNLLKKVRLEIGVNDDFEALAIEAIQSSGQTGTEGDGVIFVQELSKALRIRTGEDGIL, from the coding sequence ATGAAGCTCATAATAGCATATATCAGGCCCGAAAAGCTCAATGATGTGAAGCAGGCTCTGTACGCCAAGGAGATATACTCCTTGTCCGTGACCAATATCCTCGGTTCCGGTCGTCAGAAGGGATTCACGGAAACGTATCGCGGTGTGCAGATGGAAGTGAATCTGCTCAAGAAGGTCCGTCTTGAAATTGGTGTGAATGATGATTTCGAAGCTCTGGCTATCGAGGCCATCCAGTCCTCCGGACAGACAGGTACTGAAGGCGATGGTGTTATCTTTGTACAGGAACTCAGCAAAGCCCTGCGTATCAGAACTGGTGAAGACGGCATTCTTTAG